The genomic window GCGCCTGGCGCTGCGGGGGCGGCCGGCGGAGGCGCTGCCCGGGCGCTGCCGGGACCTGCTCGCGTCCGAGAGCCACGTGCTGCTGCAGCGGGGGCCGGCGCTGGAGGCCTGGGCGCTGGGCGCGGGCCGCGGGCGGCGCGTCTGGCGGCGGCGGTTCCACCCCggggaggcggccgggccctgcccctggcccccGGCGGCTACGTGGCCCGGCGCCGCCCTTCCTGCGCCCGCTGCCGCCGGCGCTGCGAGCCCGCAAGCTGGTGCTGGGCCACGAGCACGCGGCGCTGCTGGGCTCCGGCGGGGCCGTCTACACCTGGGGCGCCGGCAGGTGGGTGCGGGCCTGAGCCGCTTGGGGGAGCAAGaaaagggggggctggggagaccggggggggggctgctgcggggaagggcagggagccagcGCAGCGACTGTGTCTGGTCCTATGTGTCCCCGCAGACACGGGCAGCTGGGGCCACGGGGCGCTGGAGCCTGCGCCGGAGCCCCGGCTGGTGGAGGCCTTGCACGGGGTGCCCATGGGGGACGtggcagctggaggctggcatTCCGCCAGTGTCAGCGGTAAGGCCCGAGCCCCGGGGGCGATGTCCTGGCTGAGCCAacgcacagcccccgcccccacccctacggggggctttgctcctggggcagcagcggggctCCAGGGGCCATGGCGCTGGCTGGCTGCTCAGCCCTGGGTGCGGCTTGTGTCTTCCAGAGGCAGGTGACCTCTATGTGTGGGGCTGGAATGAATCGGGGCAGCTGGCTTTGCCATCCAAAGCCCTGGCAGAGATACTGGCACCAGCCgcagcctggcagcaggagggggctggcACAGGTGAGGCGCCCTTGTACTGCAGGCCAGATGGGatgcaccctccccctgcccccaaggtGGCATCAGGCCCCAGTAGGGAGAaaaggggctggggccagagctgctaCTGGCAGCCTGCTCCCTAAGGCTCCTCAAGGGCTCGCTCCCGCCAGCCCTGTGCATGAATTCTGGCAACAGCCCATCCCGGGTGCATGctggacgggggtgggggagggcagatcCACGCTGGAGGGGGCAGCTGAGCTGGGTGTTGACTGGTTCCCAGGAGAGGCAGAGCTCAGTGCCGCCGGAGAGGCACGCCAGGGCCCCGAAGCAGCCAACTTCATTTCCATCCAGGCCCTCCCCGCTTTGCTGGACCTACCAGCGGGGGCAGAGGTCAGCAAGGTGAGCTGCGGCTCCCGCCACACTGCTGCTGTGACCCGTAAGTGCCagtccagggcttgggggctgggccagggaggagggcagggggcccAGCTGGCCTGCGGGAGGCTGGCTAGTGCTCTGCCCAGGCTCATGGGGATGGGCAGCAGAGCCTGGCCCCCCCCAGTAATATTCCCTAGCTCGGCTCCactggaggggggctggctgccaggagcTGGGCGCAGTGGGGAGGCGctggccccggccctgctgcacctctgcccttCACAGGGAGGAGGAGCCGCTCGGCTCTAGTGCAGTGGCTGGGACAGCTGAGTCCTTGTTCAGGTCCagtcccccacatggcctctgctcccccccttccctccaccaaGGCGATGGTACTGACAGGACCCAGTttaaggcagccccccccccccccccaggcagcatgCAAGGA from Pelodiscus sinensis isolate JC-2024 unplaced genomic scaffold, ASM4963464v1 ctg130, whole genome shotgun sequence includes these protein-coding regions:
- the RCCD1 gene encoding LOW QUALITY PROTEIN: RCC1 domain-containing protein 1 (The sequence of the model RefSeq protein was modified relative to this genomic sequence to represent the inferred CDS: inserted 2 bases in 2 codons; deleted 1 base in 1 codon), with the translated sequence LALRGRPAEALPGRCRDLLASESHVLLQRGPALEAWALGAGRGRRVWRRRFHPGEAAGPXPLAPGGYVXPAPPFLRPLPPALRARKLVLGHEHAALLGSGGAVYTWGAGRHGQLGHGALEPAPEPRLVEALHGVPMGDVAAGGWHSASVSEAGDLYVWGWNESGQLALPSKALAEILAPAAAWQQEGAGTGEAELSAAGEARQGPEAANFISIQALPALLDLPAGAEVSKVSCGSRHTAAVTRTGVLYTWGWGKYGQLGHGDSASLDRPQQVGYFPARGLSVEDVVCGPWNTYVCAAETGEAEARGTGDDTWAQS